ATCACGGAGATGATGACCTGGTGTTCTGTGTACATATGAACTATGGAGGTGAATTACATTAAGTTATTTAAAGTTGCTCATATCAGCCCACTATTTCTGTGAAGTACGTTCAAATTCACTTGATGATGTGGTGTTCTGGTTTATTTTATGCCCTCTCTGAAGGAGATCTTCGTTGGAACGATAGCCAATGTTCAACAACACATCCATCCGTCTGTGCAAGAAGAgttatttcagtttaatatttgCATTGTTTCTCTTCAAAGTCTGTGTGCTATGGTATTCTATCTGTTTTAGTAATCTGTATAATTTCCCATGCAAAGCACCTCATGCATCATGTTAGAAAtgtgctatgtaaataaaatgatgaacatGTTTATCACTAAACGTGGATCTGTGCATTCTGTAGCTTGCAGTGGTGTCAAGGCATTGAAAGACTCTCAGAGGTGGGCTACTGCATGGCCATGTCTCAGGTGTCCTCCAGCTGAAGTAGTGAGGCAGTGAGGTCATGAGACAGAAAACTGGCACAAACCTGAAATACCCTGTTGAGGGCCGTTCCTTCAGTTATAGTGCAATATCCGCTTAGTTAATACATAGACACATTATAAAATTAAAGAGGCTTAAAAAGGATAAAACAAGAAGAAACACATCTCTAATACATAAAGACCAGTGGCAGGCCTAAAACAATGTTCCTGTGCACCACTTGATACCCAGATCCAGTCACCATGCCACTGCTGACCAAGGCAGCACCAAGGAAGTCTTCCCAACAATTTCTGTTGATAACATCAACTGACAAATATTAGCTTTGGATTTCACATTATTTTACAACACAAATTTGACTTCATAGCAGTGTGGAAAGCAGTTTCAGAGGACAGTAAAGTGAATTTGCACAAAATTAATTTCCAATTCAATTATTACTTAATCGAGACTCCATCTGAATGAGTTATTTGAATCAAATGCTTCAGTGAGTTAAATCTGTGGCAGGACGAATAGTCATCACTAGTGAGAAGTTATGCGCATGAAAAGTTCACAAGTCTTAACCTAAGCTCTCACATTTGACACACATCAATCCTCTTGGCTAATGCTTTAAAAAATAGTAATTGGCCGTCGGCACGTTTTACGGTAAATTGCCAAAAATCTTTTCCTCATTTCATGTGTATTTCCTTGTTGTGAACCTTATCAGTAAATGTTCATTATGATGCGATGCCGTGTCATGTTCGCGGAATAGCGGGCgttacaaaaaaaattacacaagACAGAACCTACTCACCTTTTGCAAGTAAACATAATAATGATTTTTACACCAATCAGCCCAACATTAAAACCACTGACACGTGATGTGAATAACATTGATTATCTTGGTATAATGGCACATGTGAAGGGGTGGGATATATTATGCAGCAAGTGAACAATCAGTTCTTGAAGTTGATGTGTTGGAATCAGGAAAAATATGCAAGCGTAAGGGAGTGACTTATGAGTGACTTTGACAAGGGCCCAATTGTGATGACTAGACGACTGGGTCAGAGTCTGGGTTATTTTATATCAGACGGGGTTCTTTATATCACGGATGGCCGGGCCTGTACCTGGGAAAGAGATGGCAGCAGGATGCACTATGGGAAGAAGGCAAACTGGCCGAGACAGTGTGATGTTCTGCTGAGAAACCTTGGGTCCTGGTCTTCATGTGGCTGTTGCTTGGACACATGCCACCTACCTAAACATCGTTGCAGGCCGTGTACATCCCTCATGGTGACGGTGTTCCCTGATGACAGTGGCCTCTTTCAGCAGGATAAGGCGCCCTGTCACACTGCAAAAAGTGTTCAGTAATGGTTTGAGAGTTGAAGGTGTTGGACTTTCCATTTCTATCAAGTCTATGACAATAAACTTGAGACTTaaatctgtctatctatctatccatctataattttttctttctctctctctctctcttcctatctatTTATCaatgtatctatctataatTTGAAGTAGGTCTATGAGTTATAGGTTAAGGCACCTTTAATAATCCATAGTTTATATATGAAGGGGTGGATCAAGCTGAACATCTCCTTGACATGTCAGAGCATAACTATCAGCCTATGGCTACAGCTTTATGAGTGCTCCACAAGAAACAGCTCACAGATAGGCTAACACTTTTGATATCCAATTCAGGTGAGGCATGAAGGAAAATAATCAGAACCGCATTTTGTGAAAaatcaggtcaaaggtcagagggcaggtgcttgagcagcATGTGGGGCCTATCTGCATGCATGTGCCAGTTCCTTGTTTAATAAAACTTTGAGATAACATTATCAATTCACTGTTTATGATGCACATCATCAGACTGCCCACCTTTCACCATATAAATAATCCTCTCAACTCCAGCAGACAACTCATGACTCCAAACTAAAGTACACCGACTCATTTTCCAAGGAGACCAGCACCATGAAGACTATGACATTCAttttactcctctctctgtgtctcgtaTGTGcttcaggtaaaaaaaacaacatctgCACTTCTCAGCACTTTTCACAGTTCAGCATTTGCAAATGCGCACTAATCATTGTAATAGActataatatagtatagtatgataATATGACATTGATAATATAGTATTTACTCATCTCTACCACTGGTTGTATTATCCCTTCAGAGAGCCAGACTGATGATTCTTCCCATGTTCAGGgtaaaaaagtatttatttctctctgtttcctagCCCTGTTATCAGTAAGATCCTTGTTTCATCACAAAAGGATGCATTTTTTAGATTTTCCGTGTCTGTCATATAATATCTATGATGGTGAGTAGTTGCACAAATTCTAGTTTGTGCTGTAGGTTTAAAACAAGGCCCCAGCACAAGGTAGCTGATGGTGGCTAATGTGATATGtaacattttctgtttttcacaaaaagattaaaaatacAAGCTAGCCATTTcagcttttacattttttgaacCCTAGTTTGCTCACGAATACCCAAATGTCCTGCGGGTTGGCAACAATACGGTGAACGCTGCTTCAGGTTCATCGACACTGCAAGGAcatgggcagaggcagaggttggttcacaataaacaaacaattacTCAAATGCATGCAACTGTTTCATTTGTGAACAAATACCAAAAATATGTGagcatacatatacagtatgttgtaACTTTTCTTATTTTCCGTTCTTCTATTATTCTTCATTTCTTTTCCCCAGCGCTTCTGTTTATTGCAGGGGGGTAATCTGGCGTCTGTGCACAGTCTTTCAGAATATAATTTTATTCAAGGACTAATAGTGACACTCACTCATGGTACACCGTTGACTTGGATTGGTGGTTCAGACGCCCAGCAGGTCAGGCTAATTCTTGTCCTCAATCAGTGACATTATCTTATTGGCTCTGCACACATGACAATTTACATCCTTTGTCATACAGATGCCCTTCTAGACTAGGCTAGATTCACCAGCAGGTGGTGATAATGAGGCGGTCTGACCTCtggtttctcttcctctgtgcagGAAAGACTCTGGCTTTGGAGTGATGGATCCCGATTTGGAGCATTCCTCCACTGGGGCCCAGGCGAACCCAATAACGCAGGTGGTGCTGAACACTGTCTACATATGAACAATGGAGGTGAAGTACATTAAGTTATTTAAAGTTGCTCACATCAGCCCACTATTCCTGTGAAGTACTGTGTAAAAATTCACTTAGTgatgtggtgttttgttttattttatgccCTCTCTGAAGGAGATCTGCATTGGAACGATCATTACTGTTCATATACATATCCATCCGTCTGTACAAGAAGACTTATTTCAGTTTGATATTTTcactggttgccatggcagttGTGGTATCCAGCCAGCAGCAATTTATTGACAATGCAACTCAAATATTTTGACATCTTTGAattgacatttaaaaagaaatttCAATCAGAGATTTTATTTCATATCATGTGTTAGAAATGTGCTATGAAAATACAATGATGAACATGTTTATCATTAAACGTGTCTGGATCTGTGCATTCTGTAGCTTGCAGTGGTGTCAGGGCATTGAAAGAGTCTCAGAGGTGGGCTACTGCATGGCCATGTCTCAGGTGTCCTCCAGCTGAAGTAGTGAGGCAGTGAGGTCATGAGACAGAAAACTGGCACAAACCTGAAATACCCTGTTGAGGGCCGTTCCTTCAGTTAAAGTGCAATATCCGCTTAGTTaaaacatagacatagacacattATAGAATGAAACAGGCTTAAAAAGGATAAAACAAGAAGAAACGCATCTTTAATACATAAAGACCAGTGGCAGGCCTAAAGCAATGTTCCTGTGCACCACTTGATAACCAGATCCAGTCACCATGCCACTGCTGACCAAGGCTTATTACTTAATCGAGTCTCCATCTAAATATGTTATTTGAATCAGAATGTTTCAGTGAGTTAAACCTGTGGCAGGACAAATGCTCATCACTAGTGAGAAGCTATATGCATGAAGAGTTCACAAGTCTCAACCTAAGCTgcctttgtcaattacgccccaaagCTATGGAACACACTTCCTTTAGATATCAGGGAAGCCATCTcgctaaacatttttaaaagaaagctaAGAACGTATCTCTTcaccttagcctttaactagctacagCATGATATaatgtgatattaaggggttagataaACTATTTCTCTGCTGagttgtatttattttctatgtTATGCAATTTATGtattctatctatctctcaaaTTTGACAACGCATCAATCCTCTTGGTTAATTATTTCATAATCATTGGCCGTGGGCACATCTTACGATAAATTGCCAAATaatgtttctttatttcatGTGTATTTCCTTGTTGTGTACACCTTTATTAGTAAATGTTTATTATATGATGTGATGCCATGACATGGCCGCGGAATAAGAGGTGTTAAAAAAAGAGTTCCAAGACAGAACCTATTCCCCTACTACCTTTTGCAAGTAAACATAATAATGATTTTTACACCAATCAGCCCAACATTAAAAACACTGACACGTGAATAACATTGATTATCTTGGTAGAATTGCACGTGTGAAGGGGTGGGATATGTTATGCAATAAGTGAACAGTCAGTTCTTGAAGTTGATGTGTTGGAATCAGGAAAAATA
The sequence above is drawn from the Clupea harengus chromosome 19, Ch_v2.0.2, whole genome shotgun sequence genome and encodes:
- the LOC116225081 gene encoding ladderlectin-like; protein product: MVTVFPDDSGLFQQDKAPFCSRIPKCPAGWQQYGERCFRFIDTARTWAEAEGGNLASVHSLSEYNFIQGLIVTLTHGTPLTWIGGSDAQQERLWLWSDGSRFGAFLHWGPGEPNNAGGAEHCLHMNNGGEWCQGIERVSEVGYCMAMSQVSSS